The genomic stretch CGTACTGATTGCCCCCACCAATGGCCCGGCCTGGCTGATTGATACCGTAAATGGCGACTTCTACCGGGGCGGTACCTCCACCCTGGCAGCAGTATCTGGCTACCCCCATGTCACCGTATCCATGGGTGATATCGACGGCCTGCCCATCGGTTTGTCACTACTGGGGCCACCGGGGAGCGACCTTAAACTGCTGGCCATCGCCAAGGCCTGGCAACAGGCCAGCCGCTAGATTGCATCAAGGCGGCCCGCTCTTTACAGTAGCGCCCCCATTACAAGGAATTTGCCCACGCCATGCGACGCGCCAACAACCCCGACGACAAAGCCCTGCGCTACCGGCAGATCCTCGATTGCGCCCGCACCTTGCACCGTGATTTCCAGCGCCTGCCCACCGCCGCCGAAATGGCCGGGCACCTGGGCCTGGGCAAAGGCACCTTGTATCTGTATTTTCGCTCCCGCGAAGCCATTTTCCTGACCCTGCTGGAAGACGACATGCGCAGCTGGCTGGAGCGGCTGGAGACCGCCGTGGATACCCTGCCGCTGCCTCAGGCCATAGACGATTTGTGCCGCCACATTGCCGGCGACGAAGACAGCTGCCGCCTGGCAGCTCTGGCCCACGGCCTGATTGAGCACTGCGACGATCTGGACGCCATTCAGACCTTCAAGCGCCACATGGCCGATGCCGTGGCCCGCTGCGCCGCCCGGGTGGCCAAGGCCGCCGCCATGGAAGAGCGCAGTATCCAGGCCCTTATTCAGGCCAGCCACGCCATGGTGGTAGGGCTGTGGCAGGCCGCCAACCCGCCGGCCGCCATTCGCGCCCTGCCCGACGCCACCGGCCTTTTGGTACCGGATTTTTCCAACACGGTGCGCCAGGCGCTGTTTGCCCTGTGGCAAGGTTGGCTGACCAAGCACCGCCACTGAGCGTTCACCCTGCCTGCCGGTCTTGTGGTCGTGCCGGCCGTTGAGCCTGGCGCCAAATAAGGGACACTGAACAAAAAACGCCAT from Gallaecimonas pentaromativorans encodes the following:
- a CDS encoding TetR family transcriptional regulator, with protein sequence MRRANNPDDKALRYRQILDCARTLHRDFQRLPTAAEMAGHLGLGKGTLYLYFRSREAIFLTLLEDDMRSWLERLETAVDTLPLPQAIDDLCRHIAGDEDSCRLAALAHGLIEHCDDLDAIQTFKRHMADAVARCAARVAKAAAMEERSIQALIQASHAMVVGLWQAANPPAAIRALPDATGLLVPDFSNTVRQALFALWQGWLTKHRH